The following coding sequences are from one Malaciobacter pacificus window:
- the fdh3B gene encoding formate dehydrogenase FDH3 subunit beta, which produces MSNNKIDFSRMKFYCDENRCIHCDGCSVACAEAHELPVEISRRKVITINEGKQGQEFSMSVACMHCTDAPCEQVCPVDCFYIREDGIVLHDKDKCIGCSYCLYACPFGAPQFPKDGAFGTKGVMDKCTMCAGGPDETNSEHERELYGQNRIAEGKVPVCAAMCSTKALLVGDSESISNIYRERVLSFGHGVQSMPYGWDKAYGK; this is translated from the coding sequence ATGAGTAATAATAAAATCGATTTTTCAAGAATGAAATTTTATTGCGATGAAAACAGATGTATTCATTGTGATGGTTGTTCTGTTGCTTGTGCTGAAGCTCACGAGTTACCAGTTGAAATCTCTAGAAGAAAAGTAATTACAATTAATGAAGGTAAACAAGGGCAAGAGTTCTCTATGTCAGTTGCGTGTATGCACTGTACAGATGCTCCTTGTGAACAAGTTTGTCCTGTTGATTGTTTTTATATTAGAGAAGATGGAATTGTATTGCATGATAAAGATAAGTGTATTGGTTGTTCATACTGTTTATACGCTTGTCCTTTTGGTGCGCCACAATTCCCTAAAGATGGTGCCTTTGGTACTAAAGGTGTTATGGACAAATGTACAATGTGTGCAGGTGGTCCAGATGAGACAAATAGTGAGCATGAAAGAGAATTATACGGGCAAAATAGAATTGCTGAAGGTAAAGTTCCTGTTTGTGCAGCTATGTGTTCTACTAAAGCTCTATTAGTTGGAGATTCTGAATCTATATCAAATATTTATAGAGAAAGAGTATTATCATTTGGTCATGGTGTTCAATCTATGCCTTATGGATGGGATAAAGCATATGGAAAATAA
- a CDS encoding molybdopterin molybdotransferase MoeA: MNQKMNFLDFPNAVQKSLEMVNPISFTEIIPISEAINRTIAKDIVCVKNLPAFNNSAMDGFAVKFSDAGKTLNINKVIYAGDKGEAVKESLLDNGCYKIMTGAKVPNDADTIIPIENCFDVTNKTVRIPEDIKKGANLRLKGEEQKEGSVLFQKGERITSSHITLLASQGLIMVEVYKKITIAVLSTGNEIKEPWEEADDEEIYNCNSYALISQLKEKGFDATYTGVVPDNLEESKQFIKNLKTYDVIITTGGISMGDADFVGEAFLQNGLETSFHGVNIKPGRPIMMGTMGKTSVICLPGNPLTAMVNIYLFVIPMLRKLQGDTSIYHTFLKAVNSSDFKTKKGRVNVVLGTILNGEFKVTRNNKYGSGMITALYESNCILVTNENTQNIQSNQEVKVIPFDSQFDKNQTNIFN, encoded by the coding sequence ATGAATCAAAAAATGAATTTTTTAGACTTCCCAAATGCAGTACAAAAAAGTTTGGAAATGGTAAATCCTATTAGTTTTACTGAAATTATACCAATTAGTGAAGCAATTAATAGAACAATAGCTAAAGACATAGTTTGTGTAAAAAATTTACCAGCTTTTAATAACTCAGCGATGGATGGTTTTGCAGTAAAATTTAGTGATGCTGGAAAAACTCTAAATATAAATAAAGTTATCTATGCAGGTGATAAAGGGGAGGCTGTAAAGGAATCACTTTTGGATAATGGGTGTTATAAAATTATGACAGGTGCAAAAGTACCAAATGATGCTGATACTATTATTCCTATTGAGAACTGTTTTGATGTAACTAATAAAACAGTTAGAATCCCTGAAGATATTAAAAAAGGTGCAAACTTAAGATTAAAAGGTGAAGAGCAAAAAGAAGGAAGTGTATTATTCCAAAAGGGTGAGAGAATAACATCTTCTCATATTACTCTTTTAGCTTCACAAGGTTTGATTATGGTTGAAGTTTACAAGAAAATCACTATTGCTGTACTTTCAACTGGAAATGAGATTAAGGAGCCTTGGGAAGAAGCTGATGATGAAGAGATTTATAACTGTAATTCTTATGCACTTATTTCTCAATTAAAAGAGAAAGGTTTTGATGCAACTTATACAGGGGTAGTTCCTGATAATCTTGAAGAATCAAAGCAGTTTATTAAAAATTTAAAGACTTATGATGTGATTATTACAACAGGTGGTATTTCTATGGGGGATGCTGATTTTGTAGGAGAGGCATTTTTACAAAATGGATTAGAAACTTCTTTTCATGGAGTAAATATAAAACCAGGGAGACCAATTATGATGGGAACTATGGGTAAAACATCTGTTATATGTCTGCCTGGAAATCCATTGACTGCTATGGTAAATATCTATTTATTTGTAATTCCAATGCTAAGAAAATTACAAGGTGATACAAGTATTTATCATACATTTTTAAAAGCTGTAAATAGTAGTGATTTTAAAACTAAAAAGGGGAGGGTAAATGTAGTTCTAGGAACTATTTTAAACGGAGAGTTTAAAGTAACAAGAAACAATAAATATGGTTCAGGAATGATAACTGCACTGTATGAAAGTAATTGTATCTTAGTAACAAATGAAAATACACAAAATATACAGAGTAATCAAGAAGTAAAAGTAATACCTTTTGATTCACAATTTGATAAAAACCAAACAAATATATTTAACTAA
- a CDS encoding winged helix-turn-helix domain-containing protein: MEVKVKVWIEDDNRNLVFGSGKNEILKYVELTGSISKAATKAGMNYKKAWSHIQVLENYIEDKLVITKKGRGEDSGSKLTPKAKELIELYNQLDEDIKKYSQKRFEELFLKKDELISLKEDDAS, encoded by the coding sequence ATGGAAGTGAAAGTTAAAGTCTGGATTGAAGATGATAACAGAAATCTTGTTTTTGGAAGTGGAAAAAATGAGATTTTAAAATATGTTGAGTTAACTGGTTCGATTTCAAAAGCAGCTACAAAAGCTGGAATGAACTATAAAAAAGCTTGGAGTCATATTCAAGTTTTAGAAAATTATATTGAAGATAAATTAGTTATTACAAAAAAGGGTAGAGGAGAAGATAGTGGAAGTAAACTAACTCCTAAAGCTAAAGAATTAATTGAACTATATAACCAGTTAGATGAAGATATTAAAAAATATTCTCAAAAAAGATTTGAAGAGCTATTTTTAAAAAAAGATGAATTAATAAGTTTAAAGGAAGATGATGCTTCATAG
- a CDS encoding sodium-dependent tyrosine transporter produces MFVRLNERVYLNMAKITRTKIDHVEDGIRVRFYEGQDQVAKSRRFDSVEEAAKWFEELIKDIK; encoded by the coding sequence ATGTTTGTAAGATTAAATGAGAGAGTTTATTTAAACATGGCAAAGATTACTAGAACTAAAATTGATCATGTTGAAGATGGAATTAGAGTAAGGTTCTATGAAGGACAAGATCAAGTTGCAAAATCTAGAAGATTTGATAGTGTTGAAGAAGCAGCTAAATGGTTTGAGGAGTTAATTAAAGATATAAAGTAA
- a CDS encoding IS110 family transposase — translation MYKQFIGIDISKDSFDLTLLENSGEIKLEVKLTMNRDGFDTLVEYLSTYPKEELLIAMEATGIYHLPLLSFLLENSFKCVVINPILIKSFIGSTTLRKTKNDKKDAASIALFSLKSYQSLHLASTNNIENIRPLIRERENLSKDVARLKTEIKANLVQLFPELLKNTNIFTKSILNLLLKAPSRKAIRNLREKTIQRILDDTSGNKVKITAKDILALAKTSIAVSDKYLEKVLTSKIRRLIAIQDELSILDSELENSLEDTDINNDIDIVQSIPGIGAVTSKNFMVEVSSVDKFNSVKQLCAFIGIDPSVRQSGTSINYRGKISKRGNANLRRTIWQMAIGTIRSCEKFKLYFSKKREEGKKFKQAVIAVANKLLKTIFVMLKNKTKFDENLALGVSK, via the coding sequence ATGTATAAACAATTCATAGGAATAGATATTTCTAAAGATAGCTTTGATTTAACACTACTTGAAAATAGTGGTGAAATTAAACTAGAAGTAAAGCTTACAATGAATAGAGATGGATTTGATACTTTAGTAGAGTATTTATCCACATATCCTAAAGAAGAGCTTTTAATAGCAATGGAAGCAACTGGTATTTATCATTTACCACTATTATCTTTTTTATTAGAAAATAGTTTTAAGTGTGTAGTGATTAATCCAATACTCATAAAGAGTTTTATTGGTTCAACTACCCTTAGAAAAACTAAGAATGATAAAAAAGATGCAGCTTCAATTGCTCTATTTAGTTTAAAATCATATCAATCTTTACATCTTGCTAGTACTAATAATATTGAAAATATTAGACCGCTTATCCGTGAAAGAGAAAACCTCTCGAAAGATGTAGCAAGATTAAAAACTGAAATAAAAGCTAATTTAGTGCAATTATTCCCTGAATTGTTAAAGAACACAAATATATTTACAAAGAGCATTTTAAATCTGCTCCTTAAAGCTCCTAGCCGTAAAGCAATTAGGAACTTAAGGGAAAAGACCATCCAACGAATCTTAGATGATACAAGTGGCAATAAAGTTAAAATTACTGCAAAGGATATATTAGCCTTAGCAAAAACTTCTATCGCCGTATCCGATAAATATCTTGAAAAGGTTTTAACTTCTAAAATTAGAAGATTAATAGCTATTCAAGATGAATTATCTATTCTAGATTCTGAGTTGGAAAACTCTTTAGAAGATACTGATATAAACAATGATATTGATATAGTACAATCAATACCAGGAATTGGAGCAGTAACTTCTAAAAACTTTATGGTTGAAGTATCCTCTGTTGATAAGTTTAATTCCGTAAAGCAACTATGTGCTTTTATAGGAATTGACCCATCAGTTAGACAAAGTGGTACTTCAATCAACTATAGGGGCAAAATCTCTAAAAGAGGTAATGCAAACCTTAGAAGAACTATTTGGCAAATGGCAATTGGTACTATTCGTTCTTGTGAAAAATTTAAACTCTATTTCTCTAAAAAACGAGAAGAAGGTAAAAAATTCAAACAAGCTGTTATTGCTGTTGCAAATAAACTTCTAAAAACAATATTTGTAATGTTAAAGAACAAAACCAAATTTGATGAAAATTTAGCTTTAGGTGTTTCCAAATGA
- a CDS encoding aldolase catalytic domain-containing protein encodes MIEKNGDMLTVREDLKVFDCTIRDGGLVNNYHFTDEFVKAHYEMCVASGVDYMEIGKNVSPTVMDPKEYGKWNFCLEDDIRSVVGENNTNLKIATMADVGRTLKEEIPLASESVVDMIRVATYIHQIPEAIELIEDFHAKGYETTCNIMAISKSFDDELDRVLDQVCASNVDVIYIADSFGSFYPEQIKKLTAKYLTKANAAGKKIGIHAHNNLQLAYANTLEAMIYGTSYLDATVSGLGRGAGNCNLELLLGFLKNPKYKLTPVLKFIENYIVDLEKELDWGYSVPYMITGKLNEHPRPAMKARDEKDTKYVDFYNRMTEEYS; translated from the coding sequence ATGATTGAAAAGAATGGTGATATGTTAACAGTTAGAGAAGATTTAAAAGTATTTGACTGTACTATTAGAGATGGTGGTTTAGTAAATAATTACCACTTCACTGATGAATTTGTAAAGGCACATTACGAGATGTGTGTTGCTTCTGGAGTTGATTACATGGAGATTGGTAAAAATGTTTCTCCAACAGTAATGGATCCAAAAGAGTATGGGAAATGGAATTTTTGTTTAGAAGATGATATTAGAAGTGTTGTTGGTGAAAACAATACAAACCTGAAAATTGCAACAATGGCAGATGTTGGTAGAACTTTAAAAGAAGAGATTCCTTTAGCATCTGAGTCAGTTGTAGATATGATTAGAGTTGCTACTTATATTCACCAAATTCCTGAAGCAATTGAATTAATTGAAGATTTCCACGCAAAAGGATATGAAACAACTTGTAATATTATGGCTATTTCTAAATCATTTGATGATGAGTTAGATAGAGTTTTAGATCAAGTTTGTGCTTCAAATGTAGATGTAATTTATATAGCTGATAGTTTTGGTTCGTTTTATCCAGAACAAATTAAAAAGTTAACAGCAAAATATCTAACAAAAGCAAATGCTGCTGGTAAAAAAATCGGTATTCATGCGCACAATAACTTACAACTTGCATACGCAAACACACTTGAAGCTATGATTTATGGAACAAGTTATTTAGATGCAACAGTTTCAGGACTTGGAAGAGGTGCTGGAAATTGTAATTTAGAGTTATTATTAGGTTTCTTAAAGAACCCAAAATATAAATTAACACCTGTATTAAAATTTATTGAAAATTATATTGTAGATTTAGAAAAAGAACTTGACTGGGGTTATAGTGTACCTTATATGATCACTGGTAAGTTAAACGAACATCCAAGACCTGCAATGAAAGCTAGGGATGAAAAAGATACAAAATATGTAGATTTTTACAACAGAATGACAGAAGAGTATAGCTAA
- a CDS encoding cysteine desulfurase → MLHSFNALQYRNMQNLHISEENSLSVLKNNEQYLSLEKNFLDKFGFESLNYFSFSSEGFLSLFLKLSKKGKIALSLGESQALIDAALVFEELGFEIVYIPLLKDGSVDYEFIKTLEVDFIFLSSYVMDTFLKTDLEKIKTLCSAKIISNASANFDENSDVIYFDAYKLTGFFTHSIILFNEELLDEQSIGFKDSLALEFISKAIQNCTFNLTQKELFKSKLVEAFGEDIYFFIDNNNTLEYSLHFGLKDIKARELIRTLALNEIFITNGEGCSLGLSKPSRIIQAMGYDETTSRNSISLTFTKEYEEETIEKIVKTMAKKYRQIKVLN, encoded by the coding sequence ATGCTTCATAGTTTTAATGCTTTGCAATATAGAAATATGCAAAATTTGCATATAAGTGAGGAAAATTCTCTTAGTGTTTTAAAAAACAATGAACAATATTTATCTTTAGAAAAAAACTTTTTAGACAAGTTTGGATTTGAAAGTTTAAACTACTTTTCTTTTAGTAGTGAGGGTTTTTTATCACTATTTTTAAAACTTTCTAAAAAAGGAAAAATTGCACTTAGTCTTGGAGAATCACAAGCTTTAATTGATGCAGCATTAGTTTTTGAAGAGCTTGGATTTGAGATAGTTTATATTCCACTTTTAAAAGATGGAAGTGTTGATTATGAGTTTATAAAAACTTTAGAAGTTGATTTTATATTTCTTAGTTCTTATGTGATGGATACATTTTTAAAGACTGATTTAGAAAAAATCAAAACACTTTGTAGTGCAAAAATCATCTCAAATGCAAGTGCAAATTTTGATGAAAATTCTGATGTGATTTATTTTGATGCTTATAAACTAACTGGATTTTTTACTCATTCAATAATACTTTTTAATGAGGAGCTATTAGATGAACAATCAATTGGATTTAAAGATTCACTTGCTCTTGAGTTTATATCAAAAGCAATACAAAATTGTACTTTTAACTTAACTCAAAAAGAGCTATTTAAATCAAAACTAGTAGAGGCTTTTGGAGAAGATATTTACTTCTTTATTGATAATAACAACACTTTAGAGTATTCACTTCACTTTGGTTTAAAAGATATAAAAGCAAGAGAGCTTATAAGAACACTTGCCCTTAATGAAATCTTTATCACAAATGGAGAAGGGTGTTCACTAGGACTTTCAAAACCATCAAGAATAATTCAAGCTATGGGATATGATGAAACTACAAGTAGAAACTCAATTAGTCTAACTTTTACAAAAGAGTATGAAGAAGAAACTATTGAGAAAATAGTTAAAACAATGGCAAAAAAATATAGACAAATCAAAGTTTTAAATTAA
- a CDS encoding ABC transporter permease — protein sequence MNLFTDGFAEAIQLLSSGNESVYSAITTTITVSSWSLLISLIIGLPLGFALGYYNFYGKSVLRTIVDTLLALPTVVIGLIAYTMLSQAGPFGKFDLLFTPQAIIIGQIVLGLPIIIALTATQVEAVDKRLYTSLKGMGASSYQILVATLVEARFGLMTAAMTAYGRIITEIGISMMVGGNIKYHTRTVTTAIALETGKGEFVTGIALGIVLFAVALMVNIALSVLKRKWTQ from the coding sequence ATGAATCTATTTACCGATGGTTTTGCTGAAGCAATACAACTGTTAAGCTCAGGAAATGAGAGTGTGTACTCTGCAATTACTACAACTATAACTGTATCTTCTTGGTCTTTACTAATAAGTTTAATTATAGGTTTACCTCTGGGCTTTGCCCTTGGGTATTACAACTTTTATGGAAAAAGTGTGCTTAGAACTATCGTTGATACACTACTAGCTCTTCCAACTGTTGTAATAGGACTTATTGCATATACCATGCTTTCACAAGCAGGACCATTTGGTAAATTTGATTTACTGTTTACTCCTCAAGCTATTATTATAGGACAGATAGTTTTAGGTCTTCCTATCATAATAGCTTTAACAGCAACTCAAGTAGAAGCAGTGGATAAAAGGCTATATACATCCCTAAAAGGTATGGGTGCAAGTTCATATCAAATATTAGTTGCAACACTAGTTGAAGCTAGGTTTGGACTTATGACAGCAGCCATGACTGCATATGGAAGAATTATAACTGAAATTGGTATTTCTATGATGGTTGGTGGAAATATTAAATATCACACAAGAACTGTTACAACTGCAATCGCACTTGAAACAGGTAAGGGTGAGTTTGTTACAGGTATTGCACTTGGAATTGTTTTATTTGCAGTTGCATTGATGGTAAATATTGCACTTTCAGTTTTAAAAAGGAAATGGACACAATGA
- a CDS encoding energy-coupling factor ABC transporter ATP-binding protein, with amino-acid sequence MSSLYSLKNIEQYYEGRRVLNIPNLTINENQIVGFFGPNGSGKSTLFSILSFINNPSNGELIYKGIENKKLDLKTKQSVVMVPQNPYLLKRTVYENIAYGLKLRGEKENLDDKVFEALSVVGLSNSFAKRKWSQLSGGEAQRVALAARLILKPKVLILDEPTSGVDTNSAQLIKEAILTAKQDYNTTIFISSHDHNWLNHICDKKVALFQGNLIESSSVNLLFAPWSKNENQNLVKEFIDGQKLEIQNSFDKKRDSIAMINSDDITICRVDCEEFNSGNTLKGIIDSIHQINGGVKLLVQFAICGISFNCKITREYMQEQRLLPGDEVNININTQNVCWI; translated from the coding sequence ATGAGTAGTTTGTATAGTCTTAAAAATATAGAACAATACTATGAAGGTAGAAGAGTTTTAAATATTCCAAATTTAACTATTAATGAAAATCAAATTGTTGGTTTTTTTGGTCCAAATGGTAGTGGTAAATCTACACTATTTTCTATACTTTCTTTTATAAATAATCCTAGTAATGGAGAACTAATTTATAAGGGGATTGAAAATAAAAAATTAGATTTAAAAACTAAACAAAGTGTTGTAATGGTTCCTCAAAATCCTTATTTACTTAAAAGAACAGTTTATGAAAATATTGCCTATGGTTTAAAACTAAGAGGTGAAAAAGAAAATTTAGATGATAAAGTGTTTGAAGCTTTAAGTGTTGTAGGACTAAGTAATTCATTTGCAAAAAGGAAGTGGAGTCAACTTTCAGGTGGTGAAGCACAAAGGGTAGCCTTAGCAGCTAGACTAATACTTAAGCCAAAAGTATTGATACTAGATGAGCCAACAAGTGGAGTTGATACGAATTCTGCTCAATTAATAAAAGAGGCGATATTAACTGCAAAACAAGATTACAACACAACAATATTTATCTCAAGTCATGACCATAATTGGTTAAATCATATTTGTGATAAAAAAGTAGCTCTTTTCCAAGGTAACCTAATAGAAAGTAGCAGTGTAAATCTACTTTTTGCTCCGTGGAGTAAAAATGAAAATCAAAACTTAGTAAAAGAGTTTATTGATGGACAAAAACTAGAAATCCAAAATAGTTTTGATAAGAAAAGAGATTCAATAGCTATGATAAATAGTGATGATATAACTATATGTAGAGTAGATTGTGAAGAGTTTAATAGTGGTAATACATTAAAAGGTATTATTGATTCTATTCATCAAATAAATGGTGGTGTTAAACTATTGGTACAGTTTGCTATTTGTGGAATTAGTTTTAATTGTAAAATAACAAGAGAGTACATGCAAGAACAAAGACTTTTACCAGGTGATGAGGTTAATATAAATATCAATACACAAAATGTATGTTGGATTTAA
- a CDS encoding cytochrome b/b6 domain-containing protein, whose amino-acid sequence MENKSFLSEYKAYIIVGLLFVLLTYWYFWLATIADINYVYQFLLQVLQGNITGQVVPYESLTHYQQMEVSLFGPQYDTIAPEVIRAFEERQHLLPIVFTVEFFIFLTMFIVAKGRKQAQITKENEKVQVYSLFQRVVILLNIVIMIYLFITGFSITFGNWTGGGIIARYMRATHEVVGVAWIPVWAIMTIIAFKDHKYFIRPSSKIWNKIFLRGKYKHMDRINYYMYVAFGSLLVLSGFIIWFMFPDYQTHAQTIQFKRFILFIHFMGSAIISFFTFETVYSYFVSVKGYLPGVITGKLPLEYLEQLRPDVLEEDKDLIKKA is encoded by the coding sequence ATGGAAAATAAAAGTTTTCTTAGCGAATATAAAGCCTACATTATTGTAGGTCTTTTATTCGTATTATTAACTTATTGGTATTTTTGGTTAGCAACGATTGCAGATATAAATTATGTATATCAGTTTTTATTGCAAGTTCTTCAAGGTAACATTACAGGGCAAGTGGTTCCTTATGAGAGTTTAACTCACTATCAACAAATGGAGGTTTCTTTATTTGGTCCTCAATACGACACTATAGCTCCTGAAGTTATTAGAGCCTTTGAAGAGAGACAACACCTACTACCAATAGTTTTTACTGTGGAATTTTTTATCTTTTTAACAATGTTTATTGTTGCAAAGGGTAGGAAACAAGCACAAATTACAAAAGAAAACGAAAAAGTACAAGTTTATTCTCTTTTCCAAAGAGTTGTAATCTTGTTAAATATTGTAATTATGATTTATCTATTTATAACAGGTTTTTCAATTACATTTGGTAACTGGACAGGTGGTGGAATAATTGCTAGATATATGAGAGCAACTCATGAAGTTGTAGGAGTTGCTTGGATCCCTGTATGGGCAATTATGACAATTATTGCATTTAAAGACCATAAATATTTTATTAGACCAAGTTCTAAGATTTGGAATAAAATTTTCCTAAGAGGAAAATATAAGCATATGGATAGAATCAACTACTATATGTATGTTGCATTTGGTTCATTATTAGTGTTAAGTGGATTTATAATTTGGTTTATGTTTCCAGATTATCAAACACATGCACAAACTATTCAGTTTAAAAGATTTATTCTTTTTATTCACTTTATGGGTAGTGCAATTATTTCATTCTTTACATTTGAGACAGTATATTCATATTTTGTGTCAGTAAAAGGATACCTTCCAGGTGTTATAACTGGAAAGTTACCACTTGAGTATTTAGAACAATTAAGACCGGATGTTTTAGAAGAAGATAAAGATTTAATTAAAAAAGCATAA
- a CDS encoding ModE family transcriptional regulator: MSSIDDNVKIKLDSIQKELILTNLDEDGKLSCLKAFKVSRLIGRKPKEMSAITKSLGIKITNCELGVFGKLRFQDPNIEVYNRLKQNYMGHKTLECKVLWDEAQRSSLKTVGSTVKNSDIDVVHCQLGCFREKKGHKNGSES; this comes from the coding sequence ATGTCTAGTATTGATGATAATGTAAAAATAAAACTTGATTCTATTCAAAAAGAACTGATTTTAACTAACTTAGATGAAGATGGAAAATTATCTTGTTTAAAGGCCTTTAAAGTATCAAGGTTAATTGGTAGAAAACCAAAAGAGATGAGTGCTATTACAAAAAGTTTGGGTATTAAAATTACTAATTGTGAACTTGGAGTTTTTGGAAAGTTAAGATTTCAAGACCCTAATATTGAAGTATATAATAGACTAAAACAAAATTATATGGGACACAAAACTTTAGAGTGCAAAGTTTTATGGGATGAAGCACAAAGAAGTAGTTTAAAAACAGTTGGCTCAACTGTAAAAAATTCTGATATTGATGTTGTTCATTGTCAATTAGGATGTTTTAGAGAGAAAAAAGGTCATAAAAATGGAAGTGAAAGTTAA
- the fdhD gene encoding formate dehydrogenase accessory sulfurtransferase FdhD has product MENAKYLKTVVIDKLIENEATEVEDVTIEEARLNLYLNGEKAISMMTIPKDQEAHAIGFLMSENVISSIEDINTINLSEDGLRVDVSAKINEESLKHLYKEKTLTSGCGGGVTGTAECELEIPFNQTAFKVKPKTILDEIKIFYKESELYNLTGCVHKAMIYLLDGTTITAEDIGRHNAIDKAIGKCKLAGLDTTKSILFVSGRLSSEMVTKAVMHRVPIVVSRTAPTYLGVQTAHKHGITLIGFARGRKMNLYTHSGRIDLDV; this is encoded by the coding sequence ATGGAAAATGCCAAATATTTAAAAACAGTAGTAATAGACAAACTTATAGAAAATGAAGCCACTGAGGTTGAAGATGTGACTATTGAAGAAGCACGTCTTAACCTTTATTTAAATGGAGAAAAAGCCATATCTATGATGACGATACCAAAAGACCAAGAAGCTCATGCTATTGGTTTTTTGATGAGTGAAAATGTTATCTCTTCAATTGAAGATATTAATACAATTAATTTAAGTGAAGATGGACTTAGAGTTGATGTAAGTGCAAAGATAAATGAAGAGTCACTAAAACATCTTTATAAAGAAAAAACACTAACAAGTGGATGTGGTGGAGGAGTTACTGGAACAGCTGAGTGTGAGCTTGAAATACCATTTAATCAAACAGCTTTTAAAGTAAAGCCTAAAACTATTTTAGATGAGATTAAAATATTTTATAAAGAGAGTGAACTATATAACTTAACTGGTTGTGTTCATAAAGCAATGATTTATTTACTTGATGGAACAACTATAACAGCAGAAGATATTGGAAGACATAATGCAATTGATAAAGCTATTGGAAAGTGTAAATTAGCTGGACTTGATACTACAAAATCGATTCTTTTTGTAAGTGGCAGATTAAGTTCAGAAATGGTTACAAAAGCAGTGATGCATAGAGTTCCAATAGTTGTGTCAAGAACAGCTCCAACATATCTTGGAGTTCAAACAGCTCATAAACATGGAATTACTCTTATTGGTTTTGCAAGGGGTAGAAAAATGAATTTATATACTCATAGCGGAAGGATAGATTTAGATGTCTAG
- a CDS encoding substrate-binding domain-containing protein: MTKTLVTLGLSTLLVTTLMAKDSLMMATTTSTDNTGLLDYLAPKFEKETGTTLKWLATGTGKALKMGSNCDVDILFVHAPASEKKFVESGYGVNRKQVMYNDFIIVGPKTDGAKVSGMTPSEALMKIKSVEAKFFSRGDNSGTNKKEIALWKTALQKAPENAAWYVQTGQGMLRTINMASEKDGYTMTDRGTWIKYESQKRDNNNMKIVVEGDKSLFNQYSVVTINKDKCPNVKPELATQFTNWIVKPETQKIIADFRLLDKALFIPNANK, translated from the coding sequence ATGACAAAAACATTAGTAACATTAGGATTGAGTACATTATTAGTAACAACTCTTATGGCAAAAGATTCACTTATGATGGCTACAACTACAAGTACAGATAACACTGGATTGTTAGACTATTTAGCACCAAAATTTGAAAAAGAGACAGGTACAACTTTAAAATGGCTTGCAACAGGAACTGGTAAAGCACTTAAAATGGGAAGTAACTGTGATGTTGATATTTTATTTGTTCATGCACCTGCTAGTGAGAAGAAGTTTGTAGAAAGTGGTTATGGTGTTAATAGAAAACAAGTTATGTATAATGACTTTATTATTGTAGGACCAAAAACTGATGGTGCTAAAGTTTCTGGTATGACTCCAAGTGAAGCATTAATGAAAATTAAATCAGTTGAAGCTAAATTCTTTTCAAGAGGTGATAACTCAGGAACTAATAAAAAAGAGATTGCATTATGGAAAACTGCTTTACAAAAAGCACCTGAAAATGCAGCTTGGTATGTACAAACTGGACAAGGAATGCTAAGAACTATCAATATGGCATCTGAAAAAGATGGATACACTATGACTGATAGAGGAACTTGGATTAAGTATGAATCTCAAAAGAGAGATAACAATAATATGAAAATTGTAGTTGAGGGTGATAAATCTTTATTTAATCAATACTCTGTTGTAACAATCAATAAAGATAAATGTCCAAATGTGAAACCAGAACTTGCAACACAATTTACTAACTGGATTGTAAAACCTGAGACTCAAAAAATTATTGCTGATTTTAGATTATTAGATAAAGCACTATTTATTCCAAATGCAAATAAGTAA